From the genome of Pseudomonas yamanorum, one region includes:
- a CDS encoding ribonuclease T2 family protein, translated as MKMKAAWIVLCLALAGAATAAPRAQGQAGEFDFYVLSLSWSPTFCLTHPDDQQCSGKGYGFVLHGLWPQYAKGGWPASCEPQSRLSDADFAQGRTLFPSPRLLRHEWAKHGTCSGLEASAYLDKTDAALGVVKIPQQLEPFNVPSGLGARDIEALFRESNPAMGNHGLAVICKGAVLTEVRVCLTKDLAFAGCPRSVKSQCRDGDIRIPTQR; from the coding sequence ATGAAAATGAAAGCAGCCTGGATTGTGCTTTGCCTGGCATTGGCCGGGGCCGCGACGGCAGCGCCGCGGGCCCAGGGGCAAGCCGGGGAGTTTGATTTTTATGTGTTGTCGCTGTCCTGGTCGCCGACCTTCTGCCTGACGCACCCGGACGACCAGCAGTGTTCGGGCAAGGGCTACGGGTTTGTCCTGCATGGGCTGTGGCCGCAGTACGCGAAGGGCGGCTGGCCGGCGTCGTGTGAGCCGCAGTCGCGCTTGTCGGATGCGGACTTCGCCCAGGGCAGGACGCTGTTCCCGTCGCCCAGACTGCTCAGGCATGAATGGGCCAAGCACGGTACCTGCAGTGGGCTTGAGGCGTCAGCCTACCTGGACAAGACCGACGCGGCACTGGGCGTGGTCAAGATCCCGCAGCAGCTTGAGCCCTTCAATGTCCCAAGCGGCCTGGGCGCGCGGGACATCGAAGCGCTGTTTCGCGAGAGCAACCCGGCCATGGGCAACCACGGCCTTGCAGTGATCTGCAAGGGCGCGGTGCTGACCGAAGTGCGGGTGTGCCTGACCAAGGACCTGGCATTCGCCGGCTGCCCGCGTAGCGTCAAGAGCCAGTGCCGGGATGGCGACATTCGCATCCCGACCCAGCGTTAA
- a CDS encoding metal-dependent hydrolase — protein sequence MLPIRRDLRFALPAERIKNWHEQGPFITHFFNALSLLFPQGELFFMDSVRHYRQRIEDPELKKEIQGFIGQEAMHSREHVAYNDLLQAAGLPAHTLDRRLKMILDAQKKYMPASFNLAVTIALEHYTAMLAEILLSDPSRFGDSVKGYQQMWYWHALEETEHKAVAFDVWNSVIKPGPKRYLLRTGTMLTTTLLFWVVVFDFHLRLLFADRRSGGHVKGFWRMLKFLYGPKGVFPRMALPWLHYFKPGFHPWDHDNRARLAGIDRLVEEIEQAHNGYGPA from the coding sequence ATGCTGCCGATTCGCCGCGACCTCCGTTTTGCCCTGCCGGCCGAACGCATCAAGAACTGGCATGAACAAGGCCCGTTCATCACGCACTTTTTCAACGCGCTGTCGCTGCTGTTTCCCCAGGGTGAACTGTTCTTCATGGACAGCGTGCGCCACTACCGCCAGCGCATCGAAGACCCGGAACTGAAGAAGGAAATCCAGGGTTTCATCGGCCAGGAAGCCATGCACAGCCGCGAGCACGTGGCCTACAACGACCTGCTGCAAGCCGCCGGACTGCCCGCGCATACCCTGGATCGCCGGCTGAAGATGATCCTCGACGCGCAAAAGAAATACATGCCCGCCTCCTTCAACCTGGCGGTGACCATTGCCCTGGAGCATTACACCGCGATGCTCGCGGAAATCCTCCTCAGCGATCCCTCGCGGTTCGGTGACTCGGTCAAGGGGTACCAACAGATGTGGTACTGGCATGCCCTGGAGGAAACCGAGCACAAGGCGGTGGCGTTTGATGTGTGGAACAGCGTGATCAAGCCCGGGCCCAAACGTTATTTGCTACGCACCGGGACCATGCTGACCACCACGCTGCTGTTCTGGGTGGTGGTCTTTGATTTTCACCTGCGCCTGCTGTTTGCCGACCGGCGTTCGGGTGGGCATGTGAAGGGTTTCTGGCGGATGCTCAAGTTTCTTTACGGGCCCAAGGGTGTGTTCCCGCGCATGGCGCTGCCCTGGTTGCATTACTTCAAGCCCGGGTTTCATCCCTGGGACCATGACAACCGGGCACGCCTGGCGGGCATTGACCGTTTGGTGGAAGAGATCGAGCAGGCCCATAACGGTTATGGGCCCGCTTGA